One window of Anaerolineales bacterium genomic DNA carries:
- the arsM gene encoding arsenite methyltransferase has protein sequence MTESPTPIHATVREHYAERIKSSASCCGDSCCSTDSRLYPVDLLATIPADVSNTSYGCGDPITLAALQPGEIVLDLGSGAGLDCLLAAQKVGETGRVIGVDMTPEMIDRARANAKRVNATNVEFRQGYLENLPVETGMVDVIISNCVINLSPDKEKVFTEAFRVLKPGGKLAVSDIVTDGELPELVRNSLSAWAGCVAGAVEAKEYIAMMEAVGFTDISIKPVFFDKETVDGALDEMKLDVTEYPRDAIYKAVYSAKITAYKPA, from the coding sequence ATGACAGAATCACCCACCCCCATCCATGCTACTGTCCGCGAACATTATGCCGAGCGGATTAAGAGCAGCGCCTCGTGCTGCGGCGACAGTTGCTGCTCCACCGACAGCAGACTCTACCCTGTGGATTTGCTTGCCACGATCCCAGCCGATGTATCAAACACCAGCTACGGCTGCGGCGACCCGATCACATTGGCTGCCCTCCAACCCGGCGAAATCGTCCTTGACCTTGGCTCCGGCGCAGGACTCGATTGCCTATTGGCTGCCCAGAAAGTTGGCGAGACAGGACGCGTGATCGGCGTAGACATGACTCCCGAGATGATCGATCGTGCCCGGGCAAATGCGAAGCGCGTCAACGCAACGAACGTTGAATTCCGCCAGGGGTATCTCGAGAATCTGCCCGTCGAAACTGGCATGGTTGACGTCATCATTTCGAACTGCGTCATAAACCTCTCGCCAGACAAGGAAAAGGTCTTCACCGAAGCATTCCGTGTGCTCAAACCCGGCGGCAAACTCGCCGTCTCAGATATCGTCACCGATGGCGAACTGCCCGAACTCGTCAGAAATAGCTTGAGCGCCTGGGCAGGCTGTGTGGCTGGCGCAGTCGAAGCCAAAGAATATATCGCCATGATGGAAGCGGTCGGCTTCACAGATATATCGATCAAGCCCGTCTTCTTCGATAAGGAAACCGTGGATGGAGCTTTGGATGAAATGAAACTGGATGTCACTGAATATCCACGAGATGCTATTTACAAAGCGGTGTACAGCGCCAAGATCACGGCATATAAACCTGCTTAA
- a CDS encoding cysteine hydrolase, which yields MKTALLIIDIQKDYFPGGKKELVNPLEAAKKAYSILQCFREHGGHHIHIQHIALKPDAAFFIRGTEGSDIHDAVAHFEGEPIVYKHYPNSFRETNLLEMLKEWDIERVVITGMMTHMCVDATARAAADFGFKVIVAEDACATRDLEFNSTLIPADHVHKAFLAALKSYGQVMRSEEVIALLAGEQAKAG from the coding sequence ATGAAAACAGCCCTGCTGATCATCGATATTCAAAAAGACTACTTTCCTGGTGGGAAGAAGGAACTGGTCAACCCGCTCGAAGCGGCAAAGAAAGCCTACTCCATTTTGCAATGCTTTCGCGAGCATGGCGGACATCACATCCACATTCAACATATTGCCTTGAAACCCGATGCGGCATTTTTTATCCGCGGCACCGAAGGTTCGGACATTCACGATGCCGTGGCACATTTTGAGGGTGAACCGATCGTGTACAAGCATTATCCCAATTCCTTTCGCGAGACGAATCTATTGGAAATGCTGAAAGAGTGGGATATCGAGCGCGTGGTCATCACCGGCATGATGACCCATATGTGCGTGGATGCCACCGCCCGCGCCGCTGCGGACTTCGGCTTTAAGGTCATCGTTGCGGAAGATGCCTGTGCCACGCGCGATCTTGAATTCAACAGCACGCTCATCCCGGCGGATCATGTTCACAAGGCATTTTTAGCGGCATTGAAATCGTATGGTCAGGTGATGAGGTCGGAGGAAGTGATCGCGTTGTTGGCTGGGGAGCAGGCAAAGGCTGGGTAG
- a CDS encoding NAD-dependent epimerase/dehydratase family protein, protein MWLVTGATGHVGNVLVRKLLERGEKVRALILPGECREPISGLRVEAVEGDVMNADAVFESMRGVKGVFHLAGVISIMPGPNPHVRKVNVEGTKNVIRAAIEHGKKLIYTSSIHAIQRVEEGVIDESVPYDMNNPYGAYDRSKAEATLEVLNAAQTGLDAVVTCPTGVIGPYDFRGSMMGAVIHDAATARPTLYVDGAYDFVDVRDVAEGLISAAENGKRGESYILSGQKISVRYLLETVREITGRNFFQMKIPFDLAKFAAIFTPMYYQLAHETPRFTPYSLEVLKSNSNISHAKATRELGYHPRSLHESIRDAVKWFLDKR, encoded by the coding sequence ATGTGGTTAGTCACTGGCGCAACGGGACACGTAGGAAACGTCCTCGTTAGAAAACTTTTGGAGCGTGGGGAAAAGGTCCGGGCGTTGATCCTGCCGGGCGAATGCCGCGAACCCATTTCGGGATTAAGAGTCGAGGCGGTGGAAGGCGATGTCATGAACGCCGATGCAGTCTTCGAATCCATGCGGGGCGTGAAAGGCGTCTTCCATCTTGCGGGTGTGATCTCGATCATGCCGGGACCCAATCCGCATGTGAGAAAAGTCAACGTGGAAGGGACGAAGAATGTGATCCGCGCGGCGATTGAACATGGAAAGAAGTTGATCTACACCTCGTCCATTCATGCGATCCAACGCGTGGAAGAAGGCGTGATCGACGAAAGTGTGCCGTATGACATGAACAATCCGTATGGCGCATATGACCGCTCGAAAGCAGAAGCAACTCTCGAGGTATTGAACGCGGCTCAAACCGGACTGGATGCCGTAGTGACTTGCCCAACCGGCGTGATCGGTCCGTATGATTTTCGCGGATCGATGATGGGGGCGGTCATCCACGATGCGGCGACGGCAAGACCTACCCTTTACGTGGACGGCGCTTATGATTTTGTGGATGTGCGCGATGTGGCAGAGGGTTTGATCTCTGCCGCCGAGAATGGCAAGCGCGGCGAAAGTTATATTTTATCGGGGCAAAAAATTTCTGTGCGGTATTTGCTCGAGACCGTGCGGGAAATCACCGGTAGAAATTTCTTCCAAATGAAAATTCCATTCGACCTTGCTAAATTTGCGGCGATCTTCACGCCGATGTATTACCAACTTGCGCATGAGACGCCGCGCTTTACGCCGTATTCGCTGGAGGTTTTGAAGAGCAATTCGAACATCAGCCATGCAAAGGCAACAAGAGAGTTAGGCTATCACCCGCGCTCACTGCACGAATCGATTCGAGATGCGGTGAAGTGGTTTTTGGATAAAAGATAG
- a CDS encoding GNAT family N-acetyltransferase, protein MIELHSENYERIRPLLLGMDFHLIGRSILAKKTPAQIFVDNAEAPKSLFSKAGHRFILAGNTMLDSFNQFIQTHFIETIFPQAEAKGLDGFLIYYDNKAWEEKMGFLIQGKETIHANREYYACKDVKHDRRSILLGDFQIKPVDADLLSVPNLKHLETLKEEMMSERPTVDDFLAKSFGVCAVHNNELVGWCLSEYNAECRCEIGIETTSDYRQRGIATALTLAFLEYAFSHGITEVGWHCFKRNEASAKTALKAGFDKVCDYKSFIVLLKE, encoded by the coding sequence ATGATCGAACTTCATTCTGAAAACTATGAACGTATCCGTCCGCTCTTGCTGGGCATGGACTTTCACCTTATCGGTCGGTCCATCCTCGCCAAAAAGACACCCGCACAGATTTTTGTAGATAATGCCGAAGCGCCAAAATCCCTTTTCTCAAAGGCAGGTCATCGATTCATTTTGGCGGGTAATACTATGCTCGACAGCTTCAATCAATTCATCCAAACGCATTTCATCGAAACAATCTTTCCGCAAGCCGAGGCAAAAGGCTTGGATGGATTCTTGATTTATTATGACAACAAGGCATGGGAAGAAAAGATGGGGTTTCTGATCCAAGGCAAAGAGACCATCCATGCAAACCGCGAATACTATGCCTGCAAAGATGTGAAGCATGATCGGCGCAGCATCCTGCTGGGCGATTTCCAAATCAAACCAGTAGACGCTGATCTTCTATCCGTTCCCAATCTCAAACATCTCGAAACACTCAAAGAAGAGATGATGTCCGAACGCCCCACTGTAGATGATTTTCTCGCCAAGAGCTTTGGAGTGTGCGCCGTTCATAACAATGAACTCGTGGGCTGGTGTCTCTCCGAATACAATGCGGAATGCCGCTGTGAGATCGGCATTGAGACCACCAGTGACTACCGTCAACGCGGCATTGCCACTGCACTCACGCTTGCATTTCTCGAATACGCTTTTTCACACGGCATCACCGAAGTCGGCTGGCACTGTTTCAAGCGCAACGAAGCGTCTGCAAAGACCGCTCTCAAGGCAGGCTTTGATAAAGTCTGCGATTACAAGTCCTTCATTGTTTTGCTCAAGGAGTAA
- a CDS encoding DegV family protein has product MKIVTDCAADMSNEELEQLGVVQAPLFIQFPEGEMNSADISADDFYNRLEAMRPQIPTTAQPSSGIFAELYRKLAQKDRNIFSIHISSGLSGTINSARDGGEQVKGEANVSFWDTLTLSGGERFQVLAAALADRAGWAMDKIHERLTRIREKTEVIYTLDTLEYLARGGRIGRVQAMAGALLNLKPVIRVDTDGKYSTVAKGRSIAKSISIIADHLVEKYGNTPLWVTILHGRFAEKADHIAEEFKQKLNIAKLEVQRISPVLGVHTGPGIVGAAAVPMELMGDFV; this is encoded by the coding sequence ATGAAAATCGTAACAGACTGCGCGGCGGATATGTCGAATGAGGAGTTGGAGCAGCTTGGCGTTGTGCAAGCCCCCCTGTTCATCCAATTTCCGGAAGGCGAAATGAATTCGGCGGATATTTCTGCCGATGATTTCTACAACCGATTGGAGGCGATGCGTCCGCAGATCCCGACGACGGCGCAGCCTTCGAGCGGCATCTTTGCGGAGTTGTATCGCAAACTGGCGCAAAAGGATAGGAACATCTTTTCCATTCATATTTCATCCGGGTTGAGCGGCACGATCAACTCGGCGCGTGATGGCGGCGAGCAGGTGAAGGGCGAAGCGAACGTCAGCTTTTGGGACACGCTGACCCTCTCTGGCGGCGAACGTTTTCAAGTGTTGGCGGCAGCATTGGCTGATAGAGCGGGATGGGCAATGGATAAGATCCATGAGCGGCTGACAAGAATCCGCGAGAAGACCGAGGTTATTTACACACTGGATACGCTCGAATATCTTGCCCGCGGCGGTCGCATTGGTCGCGTGCAAGCCATGGCTGGCGCCTTGCTCAACCTCAAACCTGTTATCCGCGTGGACACAGACGGCAAGTACAGCACCGTTGCCAAGGGGCGCTCCATCGCCAAATCGATATCCATCATTGCAGATCACCTGGTGGAGAAATACGGAAATACCCCACTCTGGGTCACCATCCTGCACGGACGTTTTGCCGAGAAAGCTGATCACATCGCCGAAGAATTCAAGCAAAAACTGAACATTGCCAAACTCGAGGTTCAGCGCATCTCGCCCGTCCTGGGTGTGCATACAGGTCCCGGCATCGTGGGAGCCGCTGCCGTACCGATGGAATTGATGGGAGATTTCGTCTAA
- a CDS encoding winged helix-turn-helix transcriptional regulator, with amino-acid sequence MKVDPVLFAKAIADETRQRIMSECCCCELSVSGIVEKIGYSQPTISHHLAILRDAGLVNVREEGKQTFYTLNQERIAFCCGQIMVKFAPESVATENLLKTIKA; translated from the coding sequence ATGAAAGTCGACCCGGTCCTCTTCGCCAAAGCCATCGCAGACGAAACCCGTCAAAGAATCATGAGCGAGTGTTGCTGTTGTGAACTCTCGGTCAGTGGCATCGTCGAAAAGATCGGCTATTCCCAGCCGACCATCTCGCATCACCTCGCCATCCTGCGCGATGCAGGCTTGGTTAATGTGCGCGAAGAAGGCAAGCAAACGTTCTACACCCTCAACCAGGAGCGCATCGCATTCTGCTGCGGGCAGATCATGGTCAAGTTCGCGCCAGAATCGGTTGCCACTGAAAACCTGTTGAAAACCATCAAGGCATAA
- a CDS encoding M48 family metallopeptidase has protein sequence METTLDPERQKKAKEYARIRRRLWLVDTTFSAVYALAWLTFGWSISVRDWLASKTSNEWLLVALFVLIFGGIYSVLNFPLGYYSGFVLPHRFGQSNQSLKDWFVDQFKGLAIGAPIGLILLELLYLALRLTGEAWWLWAAGGLLLFNVLLSHLAPVVIMPFFNKYVPLGDEHKDLEDRLLDLARRANTKVKGVFKFDMSRRTKAANAALTGIGNTRRIILGDTLINEFTPDEIETVLAHELGHHVHKDIPFLIAFGTVMTALCFYLASLGMNWAVGSLGFSGVSDPAAMPALGLILGAFGLFTMPVDNAISRWRERMADDYALASTGRNEAFASAFTRLANQNLGEIDPEKWVVFMFYSHPPLGERIAKAKKFSA, from the coding sequence ATGGAAACCACACTCGATCCTGAACGTCAAAAAAAGGCGAAAGAATATGCCCGCATCCGCCGCCGACTGTGGCTGGTCGATACAACCTTTAGCGCCGTCTACGCCCTTGCCTGGCTTACCTTTGGCTGGAGCATTTCTGTCCGCGATTGGCTGGCCTCCAAAACGTCGAATGAATGGCTGCTTGTAGCTTTATTTGTCCTCATCTTTGGGGGAATCTACTCAGTTCTCAACTTTCCCCTCGGATATTACAGCGGCTTCGTCCTGCCGCATCGTTTCGGGCAATCCAACCAATCGCTCAAGGATTGGTTCGTGGACCAGTTCAAAGGTTTGGCGATCGGAGCGCCCATCGGTTTGATCCTGCTGGAGTTGTTGTATCTCGCGCTTCGCCTGACAGGAGAAGCCTGGTGGCTTTGGGCGGCAGGCGGACTTTTGCTTTTCAACGTCCTCCTTTCGCATCTGGCACCTGTGGTCATCATGCCGTTTTTCAATAAATACGTTCCGCTTGGTGACGAACACAAGGACCTTGAAGATCGTCTGCTTGATCTTGCCAGGCGCGCCAATACGAAAGTGAAGGGCGTCTTCAAGTTTGACATGTCACGGCGCACCAAAGCCGCGAACGCCGCCTTGACCGGAATCGGCAATACGCGCCGAATCATACTCGGTGATACCCTCATCAACGAATTCACACCCGATGAGATCGAAACGGTTCTTGCCCACGAATTGGGACATCATGTTCACAAGGACATTCCATTTCTGATCGCATTCGGCACGGTGATGACGGCTCTCTGTTTTTATCTCGCTTCCCTGGGAATGAATTGGGCGGTTGGCTCTCTTGGGTTTTCCGGTGTCAGTGATCCTGCCGCCATGCCTGCCTTGGGGTTGATTCTCGGAGCATTTGGTTTGTTCACCATGCCGGTTGATAACGCAATATCCCGCTGGCGCGAACGCATGGCGGACGATTACGCTTTGGCTTCCACCGGCAGGAATGAAGCGTTCGCCTCAGCCTTTACCCGGCTTGCAAATCAAAACCTGGGCGAGATCGACCCGGAGAAATGGGTGGTCTTCATGTTCTATTCCCATCCGCCCTTGGGCGAGCGGATTGCCAAGGCAAAAAAGTTTTCGGCATAA
- a CDS encoding LysM peptidoglycan-binding domain-containing protein has translation MIRKIIIVLALMTLVLTPTLSVKAWYNCGGYITVQWGDTLSGLAAMCGTTVEAVRSANPGLGWWLYAGQVIYLPSGYASQPVYNPYPTGNTYIVQPGDTLAIIAARYGMTVYDLWAANPQIWNPSLIYVGQAINIPVSYAPPPPPVVYPAPYPIPSYPTSIPPGSNTLKITYKKGLIVRDSPGGDIIGWATYDEYKEWCYYPGSITKDSVGKVWVQVDLNPPQHGYTTGWILVKDQYGGYFTSLTLDW, from the coding sequence ATGATCAGGAAAATCATCATTGTTCTGGCGCTAATGACGTTGGTTCTGACACCTACACTGAGCGTTAAAGCCTGGTATAACTGCGGCGGCTACATTACCGTCCAATGGGGCGATACATTGAGCGGCCTGGCAGCCATGTGCGGGACGACCGTGGAAGCCGTTCGGTCTGCGAATCCCGGGCTCGGTTGGTGGCTGTATGCCGGGCAGGTCATCTATCTTCCATCCGGGTACGCAAGCCAGCCTGTTTATAATCCTTATCCGACGGGAAATACGTATATCGTCCAGCCGGGTGATACGCTGGCGATCATTGCAGCCAGATATGGGATGACGGTTTACGACCTTTGGGCTGCCAACCCGCAAATCTGGAATCCGAGTTTGATCTATGTGGGGCAGGCGATCAACATACCGGTTTCATACGCGCCTCCTCCCCCTCCCGTGGTATATCCTGCTCCCTATCCCATTCCTTCCTATCCCACCTCCATCCCGCCGGGATCGAACACATTAAAGATCACCTACAAAAAGGGGCTTATCGTTAGAGACAGCCCGGGCGGGGACATCATCGGATGGGCAACGTATGACGAATATAAAGAATGGTGCTATTACCCGGGCAGCATCACAAAGGATTCAGTTGGCAAGGTATGGGTACAGGTCGATCTCAATCCGCCCCAGCACGGTTATACAACCGGTTGGATTCTCGTCAAAGACCAATATGGAGGGTATTTTACAAGCCTTACCCTCGATTGGTAA
- a CDS encoding TetR/AcrR family transcriptional regulator — MQQRSEETRSKIMASAINLFSSRGYNAASVDDICADAGISKGAFYHHFKTKQELFLALLDGWLKTIDNAIEASKDKTVPETFMQITEAFPYIFATANEGLPMFLEFWLQASRDEKIWQASVKPYRRYHKYFTDLIKKGVDEGSFVEVNPELTSRMIISTAMGLLLQSLMDPKGAKWEKVARDSTTMLVEGMLKK, encoded by the coding sequence ATGCAACAGCGAAGCGAAGAAACCCGTTCAAAGATCATGGCATCCGCGATCAATCTGTTTTCCAGCCGCGGGTACAATGCCGCCAGCGTGGACGACATTTGTGCCGATGCAGGCATCAGCAAAGGCGCGTTCTATCATCATTTCAAGACCAAACAAGAGCTCTTCCTCGCATTGCTCGACGGCTGGTTGAAAACCATCGATAACGCCATCGAAGCCTCAAAGGATAAGACCGTCCCTGAGACGTTCATGCAGATCACAGAGGCTTTCCCCTATATTTTCGCAACTGCAAACGAAGGCTTGCCCATGTTCCTCGAATTTTGGCTGCAAGCCAGCCGAGATGAAAAGATCTGGCAGGCAAGCGTCAAGCCCTATCGGCGCTATCACAAATACTTCACCGATCTGATCAAAAAAGGTGTGGATGAAGGTTCGTTCGTCGAAGTAAATCCTGAGTTGACCTCGCGCATGATCATCTCTACCGCCATGGGCTTGTTGCTGCAAAGCCTGATGGATCCCAAAGGCGCGAAATGGGAAAAGGTCGCGCGTGACAGCACGACCATGTTGGTTGAAGGTATGTTGAAGAAATAG
- a CDS encoding GNAT family N-acetyltransferase yields the protein MKFSMRPYRNEEDYWRMRQFLREVMMLNDLHQYSWHVARLDYWWWFANPDIEKIDPEQAIFIWEAEKGEIAAVLNPEGKGQAYLQIHPKYRTPELEEELIVTAEEHFKHPNREGRMRVLVFADSKDAMRHEILKRRGYQKVERPETNETIHIFPLANEIKDVKTPEGFTIRALGHGLELLERCYASGLGFHKDDINTARENRDDPSWYHHIQSAPLYRRDLDIVAIANDGSIAAFCTAWFDDVTRTAYFEPVATVPKHQRHGLGKAVLTEGLKRLKIMGAKIATVGGYSDEANGLYFSVFGREFDLLQPWEKFFN from the coding sequence ATGAAATTCTCAATGCGCCCCTACCGCAATGAAGAAGATTACTGGCGAATGCGCCAATTCCTGCGCGAGGTCATGATGCTGAATGATCTACATCAATACAGCTGGCACGTTGCACGGCTCGACTACTGGTGGTGGTTCGCCAACCCCGATATTGAGAAAATCGATCCAGAACAAGCCATCTTCATTTGGGAAGCAGAAAAAGGAGAAATTGCCGCCGTGCTCAATCCCGAAGGGAAAGGGCAAGCCTATCTGCAAATCCACCCGAAATATCGCACACCTGAACTCGAAGAAGAACTGATCGTCACAGCCGAAGAGCACTTCAAGCACCCGAACCGCGAAGGCAGAATGCGCGTCTTGGTCTTTGCGGATTCAAAAGACGCAATGCGACACGAAATTCTAAAACGACGCGGCTACCAAAAAGTAGAAAGACCCGAAACGAACGAAACGATACACATCTTCCCGCTTGCCAATGAGATCAAAGATGTAAAAACACCCGAAGGCTTCACCATCCGCGCGCTTGGGCATGGACTGGAATTGCTTGAGCGTTGTTACGCCTCGGGGCTTGGCTTTCATAAAGACGATATCAACACTGCGCGAGAAAATCGCGACGACCCAAGCTGGTATCACCACATTCAATCCGCGCCGCTCTATCGCCGCGACCTCGACATCGTTGCCATCGCCAATGACGGTTCCATTGCCGCCTTCTGCACCGCCTGGTTCGACGATGTCACCCGCACGGCATACTTCGAACCGGTTGCCACTGTTCCCAAGCATCAACGACATGGACTCGGTAAAGCTGTCCTTACCGAAGGTTTGAAGCGGCTCAAAATAATGGGCGCAAAGATCGCCACCGTGGGCGGATATTCAGACGAAGCAAACGGATTGTATTTCTCCGTCTTCGGAAGAGAATTTGACTTGCTTCAGCCGTGGGAAAAATTTTTTAATTGA
- a CDS encoding MFS transporter, giving the protein MAASTRQPTGMTGFTIVWAGQLISVLASSMTQFALTIWAYQETGSATSLGIINTAFIVPFLLLSPIAGVMVDRHNRKLMMMVSDLTAVLATSGILILQAMGSLEIWHLYIAAVINGLGNTFQWPAYSAAISTMVPKDNYSRANGMMSLVESGPAVLAPIFAGVLLPIITLTGILVIDVATFFIAIIALTLVIVPQPEKTVEGQAGSGSIFKEALYGFKYIFARRGLLGLLIFFIVLNFVIGISISLFSPFILERTDQSSEMLGIVTSANAIGAVIGGLLIGLWGGFKKRMNSIFLGEALTGLFLLVIFGLGRSLPVWIIGVVIGGIFPIFTNGASQAIWQAKVAPDVQGRVFSARRMIAWSVGPITPIIAGLLADYVTEPMMLGDTWLANTFGWMVGTTPGSGMALQLVLTGILYIAVAVFTYLFVPHVRNLEAELPDHDQMKKAEAA; this is encoded by the coding sequence ATGGCAGCCTCAACCAGACAACCCACCGGCATGACCGGCTTCACCATCGTCTGGGCGGGCCAGTTGATCTCCGTCCTCGCTTCCAGCATGACCCAATTTGCGCTCACCATCTGGGCGTATCAGGAGACGGGCAGCGCCACGTCTTTGGGAATCATCAACACAGCTTTCATCGTGCCATTTCTCCTGCTCTCACCGATTGCAGGCGTGATGGTGGACCGGCATAACCGCAAACTCATGATGATGGTCAGTGACCTGACAGCCGTGCTTGCCACAAGCGGAATCCTCATCTTGCAAGCGATGGGCAGCCTTGAAATATGGCATTTGTATATCGCCGCCGTCATCAACGGACTTGGCAATACCTTCCAATGGCCCGCGTATTCCGCGGCGATCAGCACGATGGTGCCGAAGGACAATTACAGCCGTGCAAATGGGATGATGTCGCTGGTCGAGTCGGGACCTGCCGTGCTTGCCCCAATCTTTGCCGGGGTGCTGCTTCCCATCATCACCCTGACCGGTATTCTCGTCATCGATGTGGCGACCTTTTTCATTGCCATTATCGCTCTCACGCTTGTAATCGTCCCTCAACCGGAGAAAACCGTCGAAGGTCAAGCCGGAAGCGGATCTATCTTTAAAGAGGCCTTATACGGCTTCAAATACATCTTTGCCCGGCGCGGACTACTCGGTTTGTTGATATTTTTCATTGTATTGAATTTTGTGATCGGAATATCCATTTCATTATTTTCTCCGTTCATCCTGGAGCGCACGGACCAGAGCAGCGAAATGCTCGGCATTGTCACTTCGGCAAATGCGATCGGCGCTGTCATTGGCGGGCTGCTCATCGGTTTATGGGGCGGATTCAAGAAGCGTATGAACAGCATCTTCCTCGGCGAAGCGCTGACAGGGTTATTCCTTTTGGTCATTTTTGGGTTGGGACGAAGCCTGCCGGTCTGGATCATCGGCGTAGTCATCGGCGGTATCTTTCCCATTTTCACCAATGGGGCAAGTCAAGCCATCTGGCAGGCAAAGGTCGCCCCCGATGTGCAGGGACGGGTCTTCTCCGCGCGGCGAATGATCGCCTGGTCGGTGGGACCGATCACCCCGATCATTGCGGGCCTGCTCGCGGATTATGTCACCGAGCCGATGATGCTCGGCGACACATGGCTGGCAAATACTTTCGGCTGGATGGTCGGAACGACGCCCGGCTCCGGCATGGCGCTGCAACTGGTCCTCACAGGAATCTTATACATCGCCGTGGCAGTGTTCACTTATCTGTTCGTCCCGCACGTCCGCAATTTGGAGGCGGAACTTCCCGACCATGACCAAATGAAAAAGGCGGAGGCAGCATAA